A genomic segment from Aegilops tauschii subsp. strangulata cultivar AL8/78 chromosome 1, Aet v6.0, whole genome shotgun sequence encodes:
- the LOC109748920 gene encoding non-specific lipid-transfer protein 2-like, translating to MAASKATLVCFMVMALAAVLLAAPGAVEAATCSPTQLTPCAPAIIANAAPSAACCGKLKAHPASCLCKYKKDPNLQRYVNSPNGKKVFAACKLRLPRC from the coding sequence ATGGCGGCGTCGAAGGCCACCCTCGTCTGCTTCATGGTCATGGCCCTCGCGGCGGTGCTGCTGGCGGCGCCGGGCGCGGTGGAGGCGGCGACGTGCAGCCCGACGCAGCTGACCCCGTGCGCGCCGGCGATCATCGCGAACGCGGCGCCGAGCGCGGCGTGCTGCGGGAAGCTCAAGGCGCACCCGGCGAGCTGCCTGTGCAAGTACAAGAAGGACCCCAACCTGCAGCGCTACGTCAACTCCCCCAACGGCAAGAAAGTCTTCGCCGCGTGCAAGCTGCGCCTGCCAAGGTGCTGA